The Geodermatophilaceae bacterium NBWT11 genome has a segment encoding these proteins:
- a CDS encoding globin, which yields MSESSRPLPSARSFFAEVGGAPVFHDLVAHFYRGVRQDPVLAPLYPQDDWDGAEERLRRFLEQYWGGPTTYSEQRGHPRLRMRHAPFAIGEAERDAWLSNMRAAVDSLSLTPEQDAQLWGYLEMAARSMQNRWTEPTEGDLSP from the coding sequence ATGAGCGAGTCGAGTCGGCCCCTCCCCTCGGCGCGCAGCTTCTTCGCCGAGGTCGGCGGGGCCCCCGTGTTCCACGACCTGGTCGCGCACTTCTACCGCGGGGTCCGGCAGGACCCCGTGCTCGCACCGCTGTACCCCCAGGACGACTGGGACGGCGCCGAGGAACGGCTGCGGCGCTTCCTCGAGCAGTACTGGGGCGGACCCACCACCTACTCCGAGCAGCGGGGCCACCCCCGGCTGCGGATGCGGCACGCCCCCTTCGCCATCGGCGAGGCCGAGCGCGACGCCTGGCTGTCGAACATGCGGGCGGCAGTCGACTCCCTGTCGCTGACGCCCGAGCAGGACGCCCAGCTGTGGGGGTACCTGGAGATGGCCGCCCGCAGCATGCAGAACCGCTGGACCGAGCCGACCGAGGGTGATCTGTCGCCGTGA
- a CDS encoding MFS transporter: protein MREFRPLFGSYLLSTIGDELARLALTVLVYQRTQSTLLSAATFAVSYLPWVLGGPVLGVLADRFPRRTVLVASDVLRALLVACMALPGTPLPALLGLLVLVSFCAPPFEAARSALTADILTDDRYAVATSLTGIVLQLSQAVGFLAGGVLIAVFSPSTALLVNAATFAVSALWLRAGLTQRPAPVPDDEEEVASPLAAAVQGLRLVLRTPRLLSIVVLLWVGGVFLSAPEGIVTPWSVELTGSTAAVGLLLAANPVGAVLGGVLIGRFCPPSLRERLVPGLVATSFLGTAVAGALALLAPDGVARDAGAVVALFVSGVGSAWSIPLNVLFVQAVPPEYRGRAFAIAVAGLSAASGAGIFAGGALAEVVAPSVVVACAGVVGTVVAVAPLVALRRTRPPADARVAGPSGA from the coding sequence CGCCTGGCGCTGACCGTGCTGGTCTACCAGCGCACCCAGTCCACGCTGCTCTCGGCGGCGACCTTCGCGGTCAGCTACCTGCCCTGGGTGCTCGGCGGGCCGGTGCTGGGCGTGCTGGCCGACCGGTTCCCGCGGCGCACCGTGCTGGTGGCCTCCGACGTGCTGCGCGCCCTCCTGGTGGCCTGCATGGCGCTGCCGGGCACGCCGTTGCCGGCGTTGCTGGGGCTGCTGGTGCTGGTCTCCTTCTGCGCGCCGCCCTTCGAGGCGGCCCGGTCCGCGCTGACGGCCGACATCCTCACCGACGACCGGTACGCGGTCGCCACCTCGCTGACCGGCATCGTGCTGCAGCTCTCGCAGGCGGTGGGCTTCCTGGCCGGCGGTGTGCTCATCGCGGTCTTCTCACCGTCGACGGCCCTGCTGGTCAACGCCGCGACCTTCGCCGTCTCCGCCCTGTGGCTGCGCGCCGGGCTGACCCAGCGGCCGGCACCGGTCCCCGACGACGAGGAGGAGGTGGCGTCCCCGCTGGCCGCCGCGGTCCAGGGGCTGCGGCTGGTCCTCCGCACCCCGCGGCTGCTGTCCATCGTCGTCCTGCTGTGGGTGGGCGGGGTCTTCCTCAGCGCACCCGAGGGCATCGTCACGCCGTGGTCGGTCGAACTCACCGGGAGCACCGCGGCCGTCGGGCTCCTGCTGGCGGCCAACCCGGTGGGCGCCGTCCTCGGCGGGGTCCTCATCGGCCGGTTCTGCCCGCCGTCCCTGCGGGAGCGGCTGGTGCCCGGGCTGGTGGCGACGTCCTTCCTCGGCACCGCGGTCGCCGGCGCCCTCGCCCTGCTGGCGCCCGACGGGGTGGCGCGGGACGCCGGCGCCGTGGTGGCCCTGTTCGTGTCCGGGGTGGGGTCGGCCTGGTCGATCCCGCTGAACGTCCTGTTCGTCCAGGCCGTGCCACCGGAGTACCGGGGCCGGGCGTTCGCCATCGCGGTCGCGGGGCTGTCCGCGGCGTCGGGGGCGGGGATCTTCGCCGGCGGGGCCCTGGCCGAGGTGGTCGCACCCAGCGTGGTGGTCGCCTGCGCCGGCGTCGTGGGGACCGTCGTGGCCGTGGCTCCCCTGGTGGCCCTGCGCCGCACCCGCCCGCCCGCCGACGCCCGCGTTGCGGGACCATCGGGGGCATGA